DNA from Sorex araneus isolate mSorAra2 chromosome 6, mSorAra2.pri, whole genome shotgun sequence:
ggccatgttcaggggaccacatgggatgctgggaatcgaaccccggtcagccacatgcaaagcaaacaccctccccgctgtgctatcactccagccccagcatcagTCTTTTTAGAGGTAAGGGGAACAGCCAGGGCCTCTGGCTGCTTCAGGCATGGTCCCTGGGTGCCACCTCCAGCAGGCTGGGGACCCCATGGCACAGGGAATTCAGCCTGAGACTGCATGTGTGCTCCAGTCCTGCTATCAGGTCCTCATGTAATTTTTAGTTTCTCCAAAACCTCTcctatggggctggaggggtagcacagtgggtagtgcatttaccttgcacgtggcaaacctaggttctattcccagcatcccatatggtcccctgagcactaccaggagtaacccctgtgcaacacagggtgtgacccaaaaagcaaaaacaaaccaataaaatctATCCTTTCACCAAGTCCAGCCTCCACGTAAGGTGCATCTTAGACCTTTCAGTTTACCTGtatcttgggtcatacccagctctgctcaggagtgacccctggcagtgtgtggtgccaggggggtGAGCAGTGCCTGAGGGAAGAACCCTCAACCTCTCTGGCTCCACGCTACTTTGATACTTAACATACTACTCAACAGGGTAACCCACACCTGTGCCTCAGGATCTATTATTCATTTGCTGGTTTCTGCTCCAAGAGCAGAGGATTGTCCCGACTGACAGCATCCCAAGCTGCTACTGGTCTGGCTGTTTCCCTTGTATCCTTGATGCTCTGTTCCCTTCCCGGCACGAGCCTCGTGTCCTGTTCCTGCAGCTTCTGCAGCAGTCACCATGAAAGGGCCCCACGGCGGCATCTTAGAGAACTCACGACCATCTGCTGCCTCCGGGTCCTCGAGGCTCGGTGCAAGCTTCCAGaaagcaaatttattttcatCACCGATGAAAATAGGGCTTGGTGTGTATCTGTGGGGTGACTGAGTATGTACTTTATGTACTGATGCAGAACAGCTCCAGGAGCTGCCAAGTGAGAAGAGGATGCAGCAGAGCACACTCGCCTTCTGCACAGACGGTATGGGGCTCGGGGGAGGGCGCCGCCCACGCCTGTTTATATATGGCTCCTGTGCAGGCTACACTTGGCTCCCGTCCCCACTCTGCTGACTCTAAGAACTGGGCCGTTTTAGGGACCAACAGAACACCTCCACTTCCGAAACAAGGACTGAGAGGCCTTGGCCTACCTGGTGTCCAAAGCAACGCAGCACGGAGAGGCCCTGGCACCTGCCTCGTCTCTCTGGACTGCCACTCCCTGGGCAGCAGCTGGCAGAACACAGGCTCACCCCGAGCCGCAGGCCTGCGTCACTCCCGCGGCCTGGTCAGACACTGAAAGGAGGGCCAGCTCTCCTTGCACGGGAGGGGAGCCCCAAATGAGTGAGACTAGAGTCAAAGAGCTTACATGAAGGCCATTTATTAACAGAAAATAATCTCCGGAGTCCTGTTCACAGACGGCGACCACGGCGACCCCCCTTTCTGCGGGTGCTGTCGGAGGGGATGGGGGTGACATCCTCTGCGGGCAGGAGAGAAAACGTCAGTGGCCGGAGCTGCATGAAGGAGCCGGTGCTTCCTCACCAGGGTCTAAGAGAGCAGGGCCCATACTCCCACCCCTCAGGGACTGTGTTTAACCGCCTCACTTGCTTTCTCCAAACTTCAGATGTGGTTTTCCCGGACGGGAAACAGAAGCTCAGTGAGTGCACACAGCGTACACGGAAGCCAAAGGCAGGGAAATAACCCAGCTCTGTCCATCCACCCAAACTAGAACTCAGTGGGAAAATGTCCTAAACACAGCAATGGAAGATGATCTTTTAAACATTAAAGGCTGAAAATCTTCCTAATAGAAAAACCTTAAGATTAACTGGACCACAATACCAAGGGACTGTCAACATTACCAccccacattaaaaaaagaaaagaaaagaaaagaaaagaaaagaaaagaaaaaacatagacAAAGGCTAAGGGCGAGCTAAGGGGAGGCCCAGCTAGGACTCCCACCCcgtgaaatgctcaggggttcatgccagggaccaaagcggggctggccacatgcaaggcaagtgcctccagCCCCGCGTTAGCTCTGACCCCCTCCAGAGACCAACACACCTACTGACACACAGGGGCCCGGGGAGCGACACTGGAAAGGAAGTGCCCGTCTCAAGCCCAGCTCCAGAACGTGAGCCAGACGCGGAAACGGAAGTGCACTGGCCCAAGAGGACGGGGAGAAACCATTCACACCAAGCTGGCAAAAGCACCTGAGGAGATTTTGTCCCAAGAGGTTTCCAGAAAACCTTAAGTTCAACAAATTTAACTTCCAAGTCTCCAACCCAGGCCCTGTACCCAGTGGGCATTACACCACTTTTGAGGGCCACCATGCCGGAGACCCACCACTCTCCAGAGGGACGCACTTACCGATCCTGCCAATCTTCATTCCCGAGCGTGCCAGGGCCCTAAGGGCTGACTGCGCCCCAGGTCCGGGAGTCTTCGTGCTGAGAAACGGAGAGTTACGTAAGGAAAACCGCACGGAAAGCCCCCCTCAGAGAGCAAGACTAGAGCTCCCATACAACCCAGCCAATCCCACTGTTCGGCACCTACACTctaaacacagaaacattaattcaaggggctggagaggcagcacagtgggtaaggcgcttgctttacacacagcagATCCAAGTTCagtcactggcaccccatatggtccctgaagccctgccaggagtgatcactgagtgcagagccaagactaagctctgaaaacccactcccctccacccccccaaaaaaaaccaaacagatatATGCACTCCTAAATTCACTGCAGGACTCAGTACAGCCAGAATATAACAACCCAAATGTATGACCGGGTAAAAATAGTTGTGGGATGATGATGagattggaatactgaatgtaatcaatcaccacaaacaacaatatatatatatatatatcatatacataaaaATCAGTCGTGGTctaggtatcatgttaagtgaagtcaaAAAAGAGCAGatttcaggtttgattcccagcatcccatatggtcccccgagcaccaccaggagtaattcctgagtgcacgaaccaggaataatccctctgcatcgctgggtgtgacacccccaccccaaaaggaagaaagcaaagagCAGATTCCTGGTGACCTCACTCCGTGGAAGAGACAGAAAACAGGGAAGAGCCCACCAAACAATGACAAGCCTTTGACCTTGGAGAGTAAACTGCTAagaggaggcagggggaagggcaggCAGATCAGACTGCATCTGGGTGGCGGGTGTACTCCAGTGCCATCAATGCTAACACCATCGTAAGCATGTGACCTAAGCTACCATAGGTGTCTTTGTCAGGCTGGACCGAGTACaccaggcagggtgcttgctctgaTCCCCCAGCAATGTCAGGCATGatacccgagcaccaccaggaatgaaccgaAACAACAACCCCCACCTGTTTCTATCACTcttccagcaccccatgtgcaGGCGTGGCTCAATAGACACAGTGATTTCAGGGAGCAGGAGGGCCCAGGACCTCCCCGCCCAACCCCAGCCGTGCGTACCGATTTCCTCCTGTGGCCCGGAGTTTGATGTGGAGAGCAGTGATGCCCAGCTCCTTGCACCGCTGGGCCACGTCCTGGGCAGCCAGCATGGCCGCATACGGAGAGGACTCATCTCGGTCCGCCTTCACCTTCATCCCACCAGTCACGCGGCAGATGGTTTCCCTGAGGACAGAAGCACAACCATTTCTCACCCAGGAGGGACTAAGGGAACACATGCCCTCTTACATGTGAAAAGCAGAGGCTTTCTGCCAAAACTCTGGTGAGCTCTGCCTGGGCGAGCCCAATCTGAGGCAGCTTAGCTCTGTATTAGCACGTTACTCTTGCTAATGGCAGCCAGAACCCGAGAGACTTCACACTTGCGGGACGTACTTGCCAGAAAGATCAGTGACATGGACAAACGTGTCATTAAAGGATGCAAAGATGTGGCAGACGCCAAACACATTTTCTCCTTCAGCCACCTGAGGTCCAAGGCTGATGAcctgttcttccttcttttccttccccttgCGAGGTGCCatttctgaaaaggaaaagaacccCAGCGTAAGGTTTCCGGAACTCCCCTTACTGGTTCCTAAAGTTTTGTAGAAAACGAAAACCTTGGGCTAGAAAGAGTACAGCGGGGTAGGAACTTGTTCTGCATATAgttgacctagattcaatccctggcaccccacatggtccccctagcaccaccaggagtaaccccgagcacgGAAAGTGGGAAAAACGGAACCCTCAATTGCAGCTCCTGTCCCACTCCTCCTCCACTCAGGATTATGCTAGGTTCTAAAAGTCACTTCTCGCAATACCAAGAGATTGAATGGAGGACTAGAAAGAGCCCAACGCTAGAAAGTAACCTCTCTCCTGAATCAAGGGAATGGGAGGAACTTGGAGCAGACCCCTCAGGAGGCCATAAAGCTTAGTCTTTAGAGATCTGCAGTCAACAGCTCTGCACATCCAGGAAATCAATTTTCTCTGGGCCTTATCTCCTAGGTGTGAAAGATTTGTTTAGGCAACAGATGGAGCAGAGTATACAAAAGCAGGGGATCCCCAGGCTGTACCTCACGGTCCTTCCACAGCAAGCCAGGAGTGCTTCTGGGTTCCAAGGATCCCAAGTCCCAAAGACCAGTAACAAGGATACAGTCCCAAACCTACCCATGctaacagtacagtgggaagggcattcgCACAATATAGTCAccagagcatgccaggagtgaccggggttcagagccagaaataacagagcatcactgggggtgctgcctgccagccccccccacccgtTGTATTAgtgaaagtggggggggggagggaactgAAGCTGACTGATAGCTTTGGTTATtttcaggccatacccagtggcactcagggatgactcctgactctacactcaagatcactcctggtgggcttcggggggaccacatagggtgctggggatcaaaccaagtcggctacatgcaaggcaagtgccctatcctctatgctctctctccagacctGAACACTGTCAGTTAGAACGCAGGCCCCCGCCCCACTGCAAAGACACCCACCTACCCATATGCTATTTCCTGTAGTCAAGAACCCCCCCCCTCCAAAAGCCAGTTTAAATGCCATTATGCATGCTGGCTAATGAGGATAGAAAGGGACTGCCACTCGTACAAATGCCACGTGAATATTAAATTGGTGCaatcttttggaaaacagcatggagttAAGATCTGAAATGCCACAGAACGCCGCAATCCCACTCCTGGGTACCTAACCAAAGATCAGTAAGACTATAACAAGTGAAATAACTATAAACAACCCAGtaagagatgcaaaaaaatttaagtgtccACGGACTGTATAAACACATAATGGGATACTATTCGGGTGCTAgatgataatagtaataataataataataaacccaaAATCCTAAGACTGGAGTCTATCTACACGAAGCCTTTAATCAGCGTGTTACCATTAAGTGAATAAGCCGGTGGTCCCTGACCAGAGGGTGGCGGTGGCGAGGGGAGGGTGGTGGGCGCTGGGGCTGCATTTCCCCCAAAGAACTCTCATGTACCCTCGGGTGACCGCTCCTTTCCCCGGCAGTCGAGAGCAGATCTTTAAACCGTCCCTGGACCCAGCCCCTGGGCCCAGTCCCGCGGGAGCCTAGGCCAGCGGGCCCCAAGACGCGCCTCCGCCGCGGGCGGGCCGGTGCAGCCCCCCGCCTCGGCGCTCCCGGGAGCCCCACGGCCCAGGCGCACCCACCCCCCCGTCCGGCTGCCCCGCCGCGGCCCGGGAAGCGGCTCGTGGGAGCCCACGGCGGCGCACGGGGCTGCCCCACACGCCGGGCCCGGGGCTGCCATCCGGGACACGGCGCGCCCGGGCCCCCCGCCGCCCGGCACGCAGCTCGCCTCCCCCGCGGGGGTCCCCGTCCCGCTCCCCCCGGGGCCCGCGGACTGCCCCAGCTAAGGGATGGCCCCGGATTGTGCGGCCGCGGCCCTCTCACCTGCGACTCTTCGCTAGACGCCGCCACCGGAAAGAGGGAGCGAGAAGGGCGGGGCGACGGTTACGTCGTGCCCCCGGAAGGACAAGTCTGGGGTCACGGGACAAGGCCAGACCCGGAAGACGCCGCCCTCCGCGTTTCCAAGGAGATTCAGACTCGCTTTTGGGTCAGAGGATTTACTCCCCTGGAGTGTCTCACAAACGAAGCGCGGCGCTGAGGGTCGccgcgggcgggggagggagctTCAGAAACTGCTCGACCTAACACCCGCGGGTGACAGAGCCGGCCCACCAAGATGGCGGCGGCGGTGGCTAGACGGGCttccgccccgccgccccggccccgctcAGTCCGGGCGCGATAGCGCGCCTCGTGGCGGTGCGAGGAATGACAACAACAAATCCATGAAAACCCCACGTCCGCGCAAAAACAGAGAACAGATTAGTCCATACTTATTCCATAAGCATTTCGggggtttggggtcactcctgaaggtccTGAGGGACCGTCTGCGGGGGCTCGAGATGGACGGatcagacaagcaccttacctcctgtactacttTTCCAACCTAATTGCTTCTTTTAACCCTCATGATATTAGACATTGTTATTACTTCTATTTTACAGGTAAGGGGTGCTAGTATTTGTGACCTATCTGGAATTTTGACTTAAATGGATGTTTGGGCCCCCCCTCAAAGTGCTCAAGGGGCATCTAGGGGCACTCCTAGCACTCGGCACTAGGCCGGGGAAGTtcaagtctttttattttctttctttttttggtggtgaaaggGGGAATTGGAGCCACATCCTGGTGTGGAGctaaggagtgactcctgagcatactcattaaaccatatggagtgctggataTACCATGGTCTTGGGCGTCCCAGGCAAGCAGGCACCTTACCCtggcaccatctctccagtccgAAGGGTTCTATTCTTTGCTCACACAAAGCAATGCAGGGGTCACCAGTGCCAACCTAGCAGTCTCGCATAGCCTGTGAGATGATGAGAATTGGAACTCTTGTATGATGGGCTGCCACACCTTcgggctatctccctggccctcagtgATGGTATGTTCCACAGCTGTTTATTTCTATCCCTCGAATAACACTGAAAGGCTGTGAAGGATTGAGAGATGGTATGATGAAGACAGGTTCCCCCCAACTAGATCTCCTGTGCTTGCCATCCGCATGTGAGCAATTGTGCCCAGGAGCATGTAGTTGTTTATGCTCTGGAACTGATGCCAGGAACTTCTTCAGCTTATTGGATGAagaactattttttgtttgtttgtttgtttgtttgttttggccacacctgactgtgctcaaagcttactcctggtggggctcaggatcaTAAGCAGtgtttgggattgaaccctgtcagGCCATGTACAAAGAAGGCActttacccaccgtactatctctcccactcaGAGCTTCTTTTTTGAAATGCAAtgaccccccacccgccccccagtgccagagaaataataagggttaaggtgcttgctttgaatgttTCAGACCCACAttggattcctggcattgcatatctGCACCAAAGCACAGCCACAAGTCGCCCCTGAGAATTTCCATGTATAGCCcgacacctccccccaccaataaaatccaataaaataaaaggaaatgcagTGTAGCTTTCtcctttacaaaaataattacacaAAATCCATTAAAAATACATGGAAACATGTGCACCTCCATtactgggtgggctggagcgatagcacagtggtagggcatttgccttgtacacagccgacccgggttcaattcctccacccctcttggagagcctggcaagctcccaagaatatcttgcccacatggcaaagcctggcaagctacctgtggcatattcaacatgccaaaactagtaacaagtctcacaatggaaatgttactggtgcctgctcgagcaaatcgatgagcaatgggatgacagtgacagtgacatagaaaCATGtagatagagaaaaaagaaaaagaaaatggaaaagtctTATCGAATATTAACTAGTTATCTAACCTAAACATTATCtatgtgtatatagatatgtgtatatatatgctaaTATATACACTAATGCatatattttggggccacacccagcactgctcggggcttactcctggctctgcattcagagatcactcctgctggggcttgggggaccacacttggGTGCAGGGTATTGATCCCAACAGGCCTGTGCAAGGCGAGGGAAGAGCCCTGCTAGCTGGACGCCCTGCCCTACAAGcaatttttaaattgtggtaACTAACAACAGTTGGTTTGTAagaatgtaaatgtttatatttcttaGGGTAACAATGTTACCATATTACCTCATTCACCCCAAAGTCCACTTCCTGCCCCATCCCCCTCAGGTCAGTGGTTGCTTTAGCTCTAGGGCTTTGTTACAAgttgttactttgttttgttttctttcccgagtttccctggaggtgctcaggggtccctcctggggatTCTCAGCCAAGCCGTGGGCAGTTCAATGGGAGGACCCTGTCTACGCCTACAGTGTAGAGACCAGGGGGTCCTCCCGGCAGTGCTGATGAGTCTCCAGGCTGTGCAGCCCAGACATACAGCCGAGTGGGTAGCGGgagggggaccaggtggtgccaggatcaaagtAGGACTGGCTGCACATGGGCAcgcaccttaagccctgtaccCTCTCCAGTCCTGCTTTATTTTCATGTTCCACTGGGGCCTGACATCTTTCAGTGTTTGTCTTTCCCCTTCTGACTGACTTGCTTATTTCCAACTATGCTGGAGCTGAGGTTCAGACTTCATCCTTTctggaccagagccatagtaccgcaggtagggtgtttaccttgcacacagccaacctgggttcgaacaccagcatcccatattgttccccaagcactgccaggagtgtttcctgaatgtagagccagagtaacccctgagtactgtcgggtatggtccaaaaatcacAAAAACTTCTCTTTTGTTATGGCTAAACAGTATTCCCTTGTGTCCATACACagctatttatttgtatttggcttggaggccacacgggtggtgctcagtgattacttctggcaggagGAAAGTACGGGGAGCTGGAGagcaaactcaggtcggctgtcaCATGTCAGAGAGACGctttgcccactgtgctatctctcaagcctattattttattttggggacacaacTGGTGGTACCCAAGGGCTACATGCTTTTGCTGTGGTACTAAAGAGACCATATAGTtgtgggggtcaaacccaggccttctgcctcCCGCACACAGAGCATGTGCCCTGCTCATTGAGGGCTCTCTGATTAGAccacaatttctttcttctttctttcttcctttcttccttccttccttccttcctttctttctttctttctttctttctttctttctttctttctttctttctttctttcttccttcctttttctttctctctttcctttctttctttctctttctttcttcctctttctttctttctttctttctttctttctttctttctttctttctttctttctttctttctttctttctttctttctttctttctttctttctttcttccttcctttcttatttgtGCCACACCTatgttgctcaagggttactcctggatctgccatCAAGAATCCCTCCCGGCAGTGtttagagtgctggggatcaaacttaggtcagccgcatgcaaagcaagcacctacctgccgtactatccctccagcccctggaccacagtttctttatctgatCAACTGTCACTGCGCACTTGGCGCTATATGTATTGGCCACACTTGGTGCAGTGCTGCATGGATAGGGTCATCCTGGTAGTAACTGGGGACTATGGAATGCCCGAGTGTGAACACAGagttccacatgcaaagcacctgTGCCTTGGAGTCATATCCATAACCTGTTCCTAGATCTTTGCTATTGTCAATAGCGCTGCAATGAATGTAGTGCACATATATAGAAGGATGTAGGTGGAGAAATAGGTATAcctacacctgtatgttcataTATGTAGAATATATGTTCTAGGTCTAGAAATAACTTTCTCAATCTTCCTGACCAGTTTTGGGGGTATCTTTGTCAGTGCTGCCAAATAACAAGTTGTCTTGAGGAAATGTCAAAATTGGGAACCCTGACCCCAACTTCAAAGCCACATCCGTTGTGCCAGATGGTCAGTTCAAAGATGCTAGCCGTCTGACTACAGAGGAAACCGCATTTTGTTCTTTTGCCCTCTGGACTTTGCCTTTGCGTGCCCCACAGAGATCACTCTTTCACTGATAGGACGGcagactttttccttttcttttttcttatttttgatttttttttttttggtgtcatagctggctgtgcttagggcttatttctggctctttgctcagagatcactcctggcagggctggagatcaaacccaggtcaccttcATGCAAGGCCCTGTCTGGTGCCGACCCAATGCACTAGAGAGGCGAAGGAATTttgggggtttggttttggggtcacacctgacaatgcccaggggttatttctggctctgcactcaggaatcatacctggtcgtgctccagggactgtatgagatgccaggaatcgaacccaggttggctgcatgcaagcatgcaAGGCACCACAGCGGACCAGAGTATGTGGGTGCTCAGCAGCTGGGCAGGCTGTAAAGCACGTGTGAGGATCGGGGCTAAGGGAAGGTGAGAAGggactccagccccccttttacCGCTGGCCCCATAATTCCATCTTCTTTGCAGCTAGGAACGTGTGTTGCCACCCTACCTGGTGTCACGCAGATGTTCACTGCATGATACTATTTTGTTTCcagtgctattctttttttttttctttttggtcacaccctgcgatgcacgggggttactcccgggtcagccatgtgcaaggcaaatgccctacccgctgtgctatcgctccagccccttcagtgcTATTCTTGATCCAGAGCTCGATTGTTCGGAGTTTAGGTTATTTCCAGAACTTGCTACTTAGCATACTTGGGCTGTTCTTTTCTCAGGACAGATTGCCGGAAGTCAAAAGGAAAATGGCTTTAAATTGTTGAGGTAGGTTACTTACTTAAACTGCCCTCTAGCAAGTTTGTATCAACTTTCACTTCTGCTAAATGGAGAATCTAAATATATCTCCCTATAGTTCTTTCAtgctgggtggggttgggggatctCTTTATGGTGTGCTCTTGAGCATTTACTTCCCTTCTGTAAATTCTCTAGAAGgggattttgttgttgatgttctCAGATCTTGAGATTCTCAACTGAGGAAGTGTGTCTTTGTGGCTGAGTGAGTCTGGGTTACAGTGGGTGTGGCAGACAGATGCTCAGACGCTGAACCTTGGTCAGAGGAGGGTTCGTGAAGAGAGCTGGGTTGGATCTTACAGCCGCACCAGCCCCTCAGGACACTTGCCACAGCAAAGTACTATATTCCAATCCATTAAAGTCActgctttcaggggctggagtgatagcacagcaggtagggcgtttgccttgcacacgatccatctgggttcgattcccattgtcctatatggtcccccaagcaccatcaggagtgattcctgagtgcagagccaggagtaatccctgagcatcgctgggtgtgacccaaaaaagaaaaaaaaaagtcactgcttTCAAACTCTGATTAATcgacattttttttaatagtttctacGATTATTACCAGTTGTGGGTCACTGGGCAAAAATGGTAACctctttaaattttagttttttcacttgtaaaatgatataaaacagcattttaaaagaatttgcttagggtcagagccatagtacagcagatagggcgtttgccttgcacctggctgacccgggtttgatctgcagcattccatttggttcccccagcactgccaggagtaattcctgagagtagagtgagaataatccctgagcataactgggtgtaagccaaaaagaaaaaaaaaagaatttgctcaTTCATCAGAGAATTTGAGGAAGCATGCAATGGTGAATACATCCAATAAAGTTCTATATATCaggcataaaatatatatatatacatatcagtacacacacacacacacatatatatatatatatatatatatatttatttattaaaggttGGGCAGTTACTAACTTTTGAGACACACAGTAATTACCCTTAAGCTAAAACTTGAAAAACAAGTAGAAATGAGCTTGATGAAGGCAGAAGAAATGGGGGGTCTGCAGGGGACACGGTGTGTTCGAAggccttggggtgctggggtggaagGTGCACAGAGGGTT
Protein-coding regions in this window:
- the RPS14 gene encoding 40S ribosomal protein S14 translates to MAPRKGKEKKEEQVISLGPQVAEGENVFGVCHIFASFNDTFVHVTDLSGKETICRVTGGMKVKADRDESSPYAAMLAAQDVAQRCKELGITALHIKLRATGGNRTKTPGPGAQSALRALARSGMKIGRIEDVTPIPSDSTRRKGGRRGRRL